Proteins encoded together in one Microbacterium oxydans window:
- a CDS encoding fluoride efflux transporter FluC produces the protein MKLRRVLLVALGGTIGTAARLGLGLLLPDAGGIPVAVLVANVVGALLIGILAARLPASTDLRLLLGTGVLGGFTTYSAFMTGTVALWTDAPLLAVAYAVGSLVLGLAAAALGLRLGRPRAGAAA, from the coding sequence GTGAAGCTGCGCCGCGTCCTCCTCGTCGCCCTCGGCGGCACGATCGGCACGGCGGCACGGCTCGGACTGGGGCTCCTGCTGCCCGACGCGGGCGGCATCCCGGTCGCGGTGCTCGTCGCGAACGTCGTCGGCGCTCTGCTGATCGGCATCCTCGCCGCGCGTCTGCCCGCATCGACCGACCTCCGACTGCTGCTCGGCACCGGCGTGCTCGGAGGTTTCACCACCTACAGCGCCTTCATGACCGGGACCGTCGCGCTCTGGACGGACGCCCCGCTGCTCGCCGTCGCCTATGCGGTGGGCAGCCTGGTGCTCGGTCTCGCCGCCGCGGCGCTGGGTCTTCGTCTCGGTCGGCCGCGCGCCGGAGCGGCCGCGTGA
- a CDS encoding MerR family transcriptional regulator has translation MANRDWSIQEIARLAGTTSRTLRHYDDIGLLPPSRIAHNGYRHYDEAALVRLQRILLLRELGLGLPQIAEVLDRERGEASALETHLALLREEQTRLARQIASVESTITALRGGENLMAENMFDGFDHTRYREEVEDRWGKKAYADSDRWWRGMTDAERADWQQRVSDLGRDWIAAAESGIDPASAEAQDVARRHVEWLTGIPGTPAAVPGGDVKAYVIGLGEMYVADPRFGANYATSSGGTHGAEFVRDALRVYAEGNL, from the coding sequence GTGGCGAATCGTGACTGGTCCATCCAGGAGATCGCGCGCCTCGCCGGGACGACGAGCCGGACGCTGCGTCACTACGACGACATCGGACTGCTGCCGCCCTCGCGCATCGCGCACAACGGCTACCGCCACTACGACGAGGCCGCACTCGTACGGCTGCAGCGGATCCTCCTCCTGCGGGAGCTCGGACTCGGACTGCCGCAGATCGCGGAGGTCCTCGACCGGGAGCGCGGTGAGGCATCCGCCCTCGAGACCCACCTCGCGCTGCTGCGCGAGGAGCAGACCAGGCTGGCGCGGCAGATCGCGTCGGTCGAATCGACCATCACCGCATTGAGAGGAGGTGAGAACCTCATGGCAGAGAACATGTTCGACGGCTTCGACCACACCCGGTACAGGGAGGAGGTCGAGGACCGTTGGGGCAAGAAGGCCTACGCCGACAGCGACCGTTGGTGGCGGGGGATGACGGATGCGGAGCGCGCCGACTGGCAGCAGCGCGTGTCCGACCTCGGACGCGACTGGATCGCTGCGGCGGAGAGCGGCATCGACCCGGCATCCGCCGAGGCTCAGGATGTCGCGCGACGCCACGTCGAGTGGCTGACCGGCATCCCGGGCACACCGGCGGCCGTCCCCGGTGGCGACGTCAAGGCGTACGTGATCGGGCTCGGTGAGATGTACGTCGCGGATCCGCGTTTCGGCGCGAACTACGCGACGTCGTCCGGCGGCACCCACGGCGCGGAGTTCGTCCGCGACGCGCTCCGCGTGTATGCGGAGGGGAACCTGTAG
- a CDS encoding universal stress protein — MTDSTSTPSDEAAQNAALQKAVIVGMQLDQDRHVIDEAVRYARLLGAPLVVAHVDVTRFVTYEDPDGYVHSAPIDINFDAGAAEFEAVEAAAAKLLEGTDVTWTARQLVGDPALAIKQLATKLDAQLIVVGTRKRGIGESIREFFTGSVAARLAHRQHRSVLVVPLGESVPDEQKEIWPE; from the coding sequence ATGACCGACAGCACCTCCACTCCGTCCGATGAAGCCGCACAGAACGCGGCGCTGCAGAAAGCCGTCATCGTCGGCATGCAGTTGGACCAGGATCGACACGTGATCGACGAGGCCGTGCGCTACGCGCGACTGCTCGGCGCGCCGCTCGTGGTCGCCCACGTCGACGTCACGCGATTCGTGACCTACGAGGATCCGGACGGCTACGTGCACTCCGCTCCGATCGACATCAACTTCGATGCCGGCGCGGCGGAGTTCGAGGCCGTCGAAGCGGCGGCCGCAAAGCTGCTCGAGGGGACCGACGTCACGTGGACCGCTCGCCAGCTCGTCGGCGACCCCGCTCTGGCGATCAAGCAGCTCGCCACCAAGCTCGACGCGCAGCTGATCGTCGTCGGCACGCGCAAGCGCGGTATCGGCGAATCGATCAGGGAGTTCTTCACCGGCTCGGTGGCGGCGCGGTTGGCGCACCGTCAGCATCGCTCGGTCCTCGTGGTCCCGCTCGGCGAGTCGGTGCCGGACGAGCAGAAGGAGATCTGGCCGGAGTAG
- a CDS encoding FAD-dependent oxidoreductase — MRPLWKIPQDEPVGAPFEPGARHDVIVVGAGITGLSTAVMLTRAGLDVAVIDAGAVAELATGGNTGKLSLLQGQRLAVIRRHHPASLVRAYVDANREGMDWLTGFADTAGVPYTRHADHSYAQTADGLDTVRAQHDAAREAGLPTRILSSREVEESPFPNAGAVVLDDQVAIDPVRVTRALAGELLTSGGTLHTGIRVTGVHALPEARVETADGPLFAPHIVLATGTPITDRGLYFTKTHGQRSYCVSFRVPGDAIEGTFLSVDGPTRSIRPVSEADGPGRTAQLIVGGNGHPVGRSESEAAAVDDLVSWTRRWFPDAEETHRWSAQDYESHNLIPFVGAMPRGLGRIRFATGYAKWGLSNAPAAALRLTAEILSTPRRERPRWMTTIGTRLTVPADLGRGAVEGGKVAAALASGWTEAESRAVPVPRPEEGAGVVANRAGRPVGVSTVDGVTRAVSAVCTHLGGVLDWNDAECTWDCPLHASRFAPDGTRLEGPALRDLRPLPRDGRPD; from the coding sequence ATGAGACCCCTGTGGAAGATCCCCCAGGACGAGCCGGTCGGCGCGCCCTTCGAGCCCGGTGCCCGGCATGACGTCATCGTCGTCGGGGCCGGCATCACCGGCCTGAGCACGGCGGTCATGCTCACCCGCGCGGGCCTCGACGTCGCGGTGATCGATGCGGGGGCGGTCGCCGAGCTCGCGACGGGCGGCAACACCGGCAAGCTGTCGCTCCTGCAGGGGCAGCGTCTCGCCGTGATCCGCCGACACCACCCCGCCTCGCTCGTGCGGGCGTACGTCGACGCGAACCGCGAGGGCATGGACTGGCTGACGGGGTTCGCCGACACGGCGGGCGTGCCCTACACGCGGCATGCCGACCACTCCTACGCGCAGACCGCCGACGGACTCGACACCGTGCGGGCGCAGCACGACGCGGCACGGGAGGCGGGGCTGCCGACGCGCATCCTCTCATCGCGAGAGGTCGAGGAGTCTCCGTTCCCGAACGCCGGCGCGGTGGTGCTCGACGACCAGGTCGCGATCGACCCGGTGCGCGTCACGCGGGCCCTGGCCGGCGAGCTGCTGACGTCGGGCGGAACGCTGCACACCGGCATCCGCGTCACGGGGGTGCACGCGCTCCCCGAGGCGCGTGTGGAGACCGCGGACGGCCCGCTGTTCGCCCCGCACATCGTGCTGGCCACCGGAACGCCGATCACCGACCGCGGCCTCTACTTCACGAAGACCCACGGGCAGCGCTCGTACTGCGTCTCGTTCCGGGTGCCCGGCGACGCGATCGAAGGCACCTTCCTCTCCGTCGACGGCCCGACGAGGTCGATCCGTCCGGTGTCAGAGGCGGATGGCCCCGGCCGCACCGCGCAGCTCATCGTCGGGGGCAACGGCCATCCGGTCGGACGCTCGGAGAGCGAGGCGGCCGCGGTCGACGACCTCGTCTCCTGGACCAGACGCTGGTTCCCCGACGCCGAGGAGACGCACCGCTGGTCGGCGCAGGACTACGAGTCGCACAACCTCATCCCGTTCGTCGGGGCGATGCCGCGCGGTCTCGGCCGCATCCGCTTCGCCACCGGCTACGCCAAGTGGGGGCTCTCCAACGCCCCGGCGGCCGCCCTGCGCCTGACCGCCGAGATCCTCAGCACGCCGCGACGTGAACGCCCCAGATGGATGACGACGATCGGCACGCGCCTGACCGTGCCCGCCGACCTCGGCCGCGGCGCCGTGGAAGGGGGCAAGGTCGCCGCGGCGCTCGCTTCGGGGTGGACCGAGGCGGAGTCCCGGGCGGTCCCGGTCCCCCGCCCCGAGGAGGGCGCCGGCGTGGTGGCCAACCGTGCCGGCCGCCCGGTCGGCGTCTCCACCGTCGACGGTGTCACCCGTGCGGTCAGCGCGGTGTGCACGCACCTCGGCGGCGTGCTCGACTGGAACGACGCCGAGTGCACGTGGGACTGCCCGCTGCACGCGTCGCGCTTCGCCCCCGACGGCACGCGCCTGGAGGGCCCGGCACTGCGCGATCTCCGCCCCCTGCCCCGCGACGGGCGCCCGGACTAG
- a CDS encoding PadR family transcriptional regulator has product MSPAVFSHGDLRLYLLSLLAEAPQHGYGIIQSLTDRTGGTYTPSAGTIYPRLAKLEEEGLVSKTVDGRTTIYAITEAGRAELASREGDLAGIEAGLTDSVRLIASEVRQSVQDAMKSLRADLAAAEKGERTAAKNRPRSATDDSRLVSREEMHRADAVINAFRARVRTDLRTHLAKGGTLSPFVVTELETALDTAARGVTVALSNAAS; this is encoded by the coding sequence ATGAGCCCGGCAGTCTTCTCCCACGGCGACCTCCGCCTCTACCTGCTGTCCCTGCTCGCCGAGGCGCCGCAGCACGGCTACGGGATCATCCAGTCCCTGACCGATCGCACGGGCGGCACCTACACCCCGAGCGCCGGCACCATCTACCCGCGGCTCGCGAAGCTCGAGGAGGAGGGCCTGGTCAGCAAGACCGTCGACGGCCGCACCACGATCTACGCGATCACCGAGGCCGGACGCGCCGAACTCGCATCGCGTGAGGGCGACCTCGCCGGCATCGAGGCGGGGCTCACGGATTCCGTGCGACTGATCGCGAGCGAGGTCCGACAGAGCGTCCAGGACGCGATGAAGAGCCTGCGAGCCGATCTCGCCGCGGCCGAGAAGGGCGAGCGCACGGCGGCGAAGAACCGGCCGCGCTCGGCGACCGACGACTCGCGCCTCGTCAGCCGCGAGGAGATGCACCGAGCGGATGCCGTCATCAACGCATTCCGTGCCCGGGTGCGCACCGACCTGCGCACCCACCTCGCGAAGGGCGGCACGCTGTCGCCCTTCGTGGTCACCGAACTCGAGACGGCGCTCGACACCGCGGCACGCGGAGTGACGGTCGCCCTGAGCAACGCCGCGTCATGA
- a CDS encoding sugar phosphate isomerase/epimerase family protein yields the protein MPLRPLVLMNDWVSPMLPGALIDAALRDGYDGVELWWPSDEPARRELGAAVRETGAAVSVLVGSAAVDPTGHRRELELQLEGVRAAGIDPLHVTLHAGRDHWSGRELDALAEWVVGERERTRLDILVETHRARMLPTAHSSARLLARHPGLRLTLDASHWVASAESLLQDQTEAVALAISRTDHIHARFGHPQSPQIDEPRDPRWAPAVEAHLAWWDRVVERQREEGRRPTFLAEFGPADYATIDPRTGRPLVDPAELNRWIKDLIRERYADRG from the coding sequence ATGCCGCTCCGTCCGCTCGTCCTGATGAACGACTGGGTCTCCCCGATGCTGCCGGGGGCGCTGATCGATGCCGCGCTCCGCGACGGATACGACGGTGTCGAGCTCTGGTGGCCGTCGGATGAGCCTGCCCGGCGTGAGCTCGGGGCGGCCGTCCGGGAGACGGGTGCGGCCGTCTCCGTGCTCGTCGGGAGTGCCGCGGTCGACCCGACCGGGCACCGCCGGGAGCTCGAGCTGCAGCTGGAGGGAGTCCGGGCCGCGGGCATCGACCCCCTGCACGTCACCCTGCATGCCGGACGGGATCACTGGAGCGGGCGAGAGCTCGACGCGCTCGCGGAATGGGTGGTGGGCGAGCGCGAGCGGACGAGGCTGGACATCCTCGTCGAGACGCATCGCGCGCGGATGCTGCCCACGGCGCATTCCTCGGCGCGACTGCTCGCGCGGCATCCGGGACTCCGTCTGACGCTCGATGCCTCGCACTGGGTCGCCTCCGCCGAGTCGCTGCTGCAGGATCAGACCGAGGCGGTCGCGCTGGCGATCAGCCGCACCGACCACATCCACGCGCGCTTCGGCCATCCGCAGTCTCCGCAGATCGACGAGCCGCGCGATCCTCGGTGGGCGCCGGCGGTCGAGGCGCACCTGGCGTGGTGGGATCGGGTCGTGGAACGGCAGCGGGAGGAGGGGCGACGACCCACATTCCTCGCCGAGTTCGGACCGGCCGACTACGCGACGATCGATCCCCGGACAGGACGGCCCCTCGTCGATCCCGCCGAGCTCAACCGGTGGATCAAAGACCTGATCCGAGAGCGGTACGCCGACCGAGGATGA
- a CDS encoding fluoride efflux transporter FluC, with amino-acid sequence MNPLLFLGAALAGGVGAVLRYLVDLGVARLAGRRFPWGILLVNLTGSFALGVVTTALPDEAFLLGAGLLGGYTTFSTAMLDTVALWRDGERPAAAFNAIGMLLLGLLAAVLGLALGAAL; translated from the coding sequence GTGAACCCGCTCCTGTTCCTCGGCGCGGCGCTCGCCGGGGGAGTGGGCGCCGTCCTGCGGTACCTCGTGGACCTCGGAGTGGCGCGCCTGGCCGGACGCCGCTTCCCCTGGGGCATCCTGCTCGTGAACCTCACCGGCTCGTTCGCCCTCGGCGTCGTCACCACCGCGCTGCCGGATGAGGCGTTCCTCCTGGGCGCGGGACTCCTCGGCGGGTACACGACGTTCAGCACCGCCATGCTCGACACGGTCGCCCTGTGGCGTGACGGCGAGCGTCCCGCGGCAGCGTTCAACGCGATCGGGATGCTGCTGCTCGGGCTGCTGGCGGCGGTCCTCGGGCTCGCGCTGGGCGCCGCGCTCTGA
- a CDS encoding DUF4097 family beta strand repeat-containing protein: MTEKWLIAPGEERVIDIESVSRLKVGLVGGQVDIIAHDEPGIRIEVHGVTTKDLRIESHDGEVEIDHPQLGWDNFLEVFRNFGSGGPRAEVSVAVPRSIALNLGVVSAGALVSGLRNDARLNTVSGDIIVDTLIGDLTVNSVSGDVQVRGLTGSISANSVSGDVAVTGAVRRATVDIVSGSTLVDAAGDVNTININSVSGGTTVRLDESLAANYVIRSLSGRLLIDGVERSTSGPSNYTGTTGELAGRFVDLRANSVSGGVTVLRRTPASITEDAEWEA, translated from the coding sequence ATGACCGAGAAGTGGCTCATCGCCCCGGGCGAGGAACGCGTCATCGACATCGAGTCCGTCAGCCGCCTCAAGGTGGGCCTGGTCGGCGGACAGGTGGACATCATCGCCCACGACGAACCGGGCATCCGCATCGAGGTGCACGGCGTCACCACCAAGGACCTCCGCATCGAGTCCCACGACGGCGAGGTCGAGATCGACCACCCGCAGCTGGGCTGGGACAACTTCCTCGAGGTGTTCCGCAACTTCGGCTCCGGCGGCCCCCGTGCCGAGGTGAGCGTCGCGGTCCCCCGCTCGATCGCTCTGAACCTCGGCGTCGTCAGCGCCGGCGCGCTGGTCTCGGGCCTCCGCAACGACGCCCGTCTCAACACCGTGTCCGGCGACATCATCGTCGACACGCTGATCGGCGACCTCACGGTCAACTCCGTCTCGGGCGACGTGCAGGTGCGCGGCCTCACCGGCTCGATCAGCGCGAACAGCGTCTCGGGCGACGTGGCCGTCACGGGCGCGGTGCGCCGAGCGACCGTCGACATCGTCTCGGGCTCCACCCTGGTGGACGCCGCGGGCGACGTGAACACGATCAACATCAACTCGGTCTCGGGCGGCACCACGGTGCGCCTCGACGAGTCCCTCGCGGCGAACTACGTCATCCGGTCGCTGAGCGGACGTCTGCTCATCGACGGTGTCGAGCGCAGCACGTCGGGTCCCAGCAACTACACCGGCACGACCGGCGAGCTCGCGGGTCGGTTCGTCGACCTGCGCGCCAACTCCGTCTCGGGTGGAGTCACGGTTCTCCGCCGCACGCCGGCATCGATCACCGAAGACGCGGAGTGGGAAGCATGA
- a CDS encoding ABC transporter substrate-binding protein, whose amino-acid sequence MAITPRFTRTAAIVAVGAVSAFGLAACSSGDSGGSGASGTDGEPITIEYLHRLPDGEGMTPASEIVDRWNADHPDIQVKATKFDGKSSDMILKLETDVKAGNGPCLAQTGYSEVPQLFVKGLLQDVADEAKKYEDDFSAGAFSGMKVGDAIVGLPQDTGPLVYFYNEAEFTALGLDAPKTLDDLTADSAAAAAAGKYVTAFTPDEAQNWLSAQSAAAGDTWFSTAGDEWKVDAEGAGSERVAAFWQGLLDGKQTLATERWGEGFTAALNDGSLIGHVGAAWEAGFLLDSLDGTPAEGQWRVAQLADFGAGAMSGPDGGSGVSVMKGCEHPAEAMEFNDWFNTQVDDLASQGLVVAAKGDVKTPEKMLRQFGGQDVLAELGTATENLNPDFPYAPGFSTLSKMNETAAAAVAGTAKVADIFTTAQDTAVASLKDLGLPVAK is encoded by the coding sequence ATGGCAATCACCCCTCGCTTCACCCGCACCGCCGCGATCGTCGCGGTGGGAGCGGTGTCGGCCTTCGGCCTCGCGGCCTGCTCATCCGGCGATTCCGGTGGCAGCGGTGCCAGCGGAACCGACGGCGAACCCATCACGATCGAGTACCTGCACCGTCTCCCCGACGGCGAGGGGATGACGCCCGCGTCCGAGATCGTCGACCGCTGGAACGCCGATCACCCCGACATCCAGGTGAAGGCGACGAAGTTCGACGGCAAGTCGAGCGACATGATCCTCAAGCTCGAGACCGACGTGAAGGCCGGCAACGGACCCTGCCTCGCACAGACCGGCTACTCGGAGGTGCCGCAGCTGTTCGTCAAGGGACTGCTGCAGGACGTCGCGGACGAGGCCAAGAAGTACGAGGACGACTTCTCGGCCGGAGCGTTCAGCGGCATGAAGGTGGGCGACGCGATCGTGGGCCTCCCGCAGGACACCGGCCCCCTCGTCTACTTCTACAACGAGGCCGAGTTCACGGCGCTGGGCCTCGACGCCCCGAAGACCCTCGACGACCTGACGGCCGACTCCGCCGCGGCGGCCGCCGCCGGCAAGTACGTGACGGCCTTCACGCCCGACGAGGCGCAGAACTGGCTCTCCGCTCAGTCCGCTGCGGCCGGCGACACCTGGTTCAGCACGGCGGGCGACGAGTGGAAGGTCGACGCGGAGGGCGCAGGCTCCGAGCGCGTCGCCGCATTCTGGCAGGGCCTCCTCGACGGCAAGCAGACCCTCGCGACCGAGCGCTGGGGTGAGGGCTTCACGGCCGCGCTCAACGACGGCAGCCTCATCGGCCACGTCGGCGCGGCATGGGAGGCCGGATTCCTCCTCGACTCGCTCGACGGCACTCCGGCCGAGGGCCAGTGGCGCGTCGCCCAGCTCGCCGACTTCGGCGCCGGTGCCATGAGCGGCCCCGACGGCGGCTCGGGCGTCTCGGTGATGAAGGGCTGCGAGCACCCCGCCGAAGCCATGGAGTTCAACGACTGGTTCAACACCCAGGTCGACGACCTCGCGTCGCAGGGCCTCGTCGTCGCCGCCAAGGGCGACGTGAAGACCCCCGAGAAGATGCTCCGCCAGTTCGGCGGCCAGGACGTGCTCGCGGAGCTCGGGACGGCGACGGAGAACCTCAACCCGGACTTCCCCTACGCTCCCGGCTTCTCGACGCTGTCGAAGATGAACGAGACCGCCGCCGCGGCGGTCGCCGGCACCGCGAAGGTCGCCGACATCTTCACCACCGCCCAGGACACGGCCGTCGCCTCCCTGAAGGACCTCGGCCTGCCGGTCGCGAAGTGA
- a CDS encoding carbohydrate ABC transporter permease, which yields MTTTRLITTEASTRRRPRRTPDADAPPPSIAPTPVTRAFGIIALVVATLYFLVPVYWLIVASTKNNTDLTSTFGFWFAGWNLDTNYDSLMNWTQGLFWRWVGNSMLYSVSAGVIGTLFAVMAGYAIAKFAFPGKRIAVGVIMAGLLLPVALLTVPLYIEFQALGLTNTVWAIIIPSAVSPFGVFLGMVYAQSSVPTELLEAARIDGAGEARIFFTIVMRLLGPAMVTIFLFIFVATWNNFLLPLMMISSQDLKPVTLGLYGMVSYFAPDKGAVMLGALLGVIPLVLLFFALQKYWRSGLAAGAVKG from the coding sequence ATGACCACCACGCGCCTCATCACCACCGAGGCATCGACACGTCGACGCCCCCGCCGGACGCCCGACGCGGATGCTCCGCCGCCTTCGATCGCCCCGACCCCGGTCACGCGTGCGTTCGGCATCATCGCGCTCGTCGTCGCGACGCTGTACTTCCTGGTGCCGGTGTACTGGCTCATCGTCGCCTCGACGAAGAACAACACCGATCTCACCTCGACCTTCGGCTTCTGGTTCGCCGGCTGGAACCTCGACACCAACTACGACAGCCTGATGAACTGGACCCAGGGGCTGTTCTGGCGGTGGGTCGGCAACTCGATGCTGTACTCCGTGAGCGCCGGCGTCATCGGCACCCTGTTCGCCGTGATGGCGGGCTACGCGATCGCGAAGTTCGCCTTCCCCGGCAAGCGCATCGCGGTCGGCGTCATCATGGCCGGCCTCCTGCTCCCCGTGGCACTGCTGACCGTCCCGCTGTACATCGAGTTCCAGGCCCTCGGACTGACGAACACCGTCTGGGCGATCATCATCCCCTCGGCGGTCTCGCCGTTCGGCGTCTTCCTCGGCATGGTCTACGCGCAGTCATCCGTCCCGACCGAGCTGCTCGAGGCCGCCCGCATCGACGGAGCCGGCGAGGCCCGCATCTTCTTCACGATCGTGATGCGCCTGCTGGGTCCCGCGATGGTGACCATCTTCCTGTTCATCTTCGTGGCGACGTGGAACAACTTCCTGCTCCCGCTCATGATGATCTCGAGTCAGGATCTGAAGCCCGTGACCCTCGGGCTCTACGGCATGGTGAGCTACTTCGCCCCGGACAAGGGCGCGGTGATGCTCGGTGCCCTGCTCGGGGTCATCCCGCTCGTGCTGCTGTTCTTCGCCCTGCAGAAGTACTGGCGCTCCGGCCTCGCCGCCGGCGCCGTGAAGGGCTGA
- a CDS encoding DUF3073 domain-containing protein, with product MGRGRQKAKHTKIARELKAYSPSVNYSALERELGHPTDEDAYVDKWADDYADEDEDELEKA from the coding sequence ATGGGCCGTGGCCGTCAGAAGGCGAAACACACCAAGATCGCCCGCGAACTCAAGGCGTACAGTCCGTCGGTGAACTACTCCGCTCTCGAGCGCGAGCTAGGTCACCCGACCGACGAAGACGCATACGTCGACAAGTGGGCCGATGACTATGCCGACGAAGACGAGGACGAACTAGAAAAGGCCTGA
- a CDS encoding carbohydrate ABC transporter permease, with the protein MVTVTETRGTAPAPTPRIPADPTRRRRFGTRREGLTGWLFMTPFAVLFVLVFLVPIIVSIRSSFFAQVPSGDGLYGGGELVDTFVGLENFVTAATNGAFWTGMGRVVLYAALQIPVMILVALGLALLLDSFIVRRPTLFRLSFFLPYAVPGIIAAMMWLYLYTPEVSPFLPFLPEGTDFMAPGTILFSMANMTTWTYTGYNMLIFLSALQAVPRDLYEAARLDGASGFQISMRIKVPLVRGAALLAVLLSIIGTIQLFNEPVVLQAANSWMGKDFTPMMLTYNTMMGEISPSGSGPASAYSLLMALIAGVLAIVYALLQRRKGDA; encoded by the coding sequence ATGGTCACAGTGACCGAGACGCGAGGCACGGCACCGGCGCCGACCCCGCGCATCCCCGCGGATCCCACCCGCAGACGCCGGTTCGGCACCCGACGCGAGGGCCTCACCGGCTGGCTGTTCATGACGCCGTTCGCCGTGCTCTTCGTCCTGGTCTTCCTGGTGCCGATCATCGTGTCGATCCGATCGTCGTTCTTCGCTCAGGTCCCCTCCGGCGACGGACTGTACGGCGGCGGAGAACTCGTCGACACGTTCGTCGGGCTCGAGAACTTCGTCACCGCCGCGACGAACGGCGCCTTCTGGACCGGCATGGGACGCGTCGTCCTCTATGCCGCCCTGCAGATCCCCGTGATGATCCTCGTCGCCCTCGGACTCGCCCTGCTGCTCGACTCGTTCATCGTGCGCCGCCCCACGCTGTTCCGGCTCTCCTTCTTCCTGCCGTATGCGGTCCCCGGCATCATCGCGGCGATGATGTGGCTCTACCTCTACACGCCGGAGGTCTCGCCCTTCCTCCCGTTCCTCCCCGAGGGCACCGACTTCATGGCACCGGGCACGATCCTCTTCTCGATGGCGAACATGACCACGTGGACCTACACGGGCTACAACATGCTCATCTTCCTGTCGGCACTGCAGGCCGTTCCGCGCGACCTCTACGAAGCGGCGCGCCTCGACGGAGCATCCGGCTTCCAGATCTCGATGCGGATCAAGGTGCCGCTGGTGCGGGGCGCCGCTCTCCTCGCGGTGCTGCTGTCGATCATCGGCACGATCCAGCTCTTCAACGAGCCGGTGGTGCTGCAGGCAGCGAACTCGTGGATGGGCAAGGACTTCACGCCCATGATGCTCACCTACAACACGATGATGGGCGAGATCTCGCCGTCCGGCAGCGGCCCGGCATCCGCCTACTCCCTGCTCATGGCTCTGATCGCGGGTGTGCTCGCGATCGTGTATGCGCTGCTGCAGCGCCGGAAGGGCGACGCATGA
- a CDS encoding nitroreductase family protein produces the protein MELLDAIRRRKTTNGPFLPDPVSEDHQRILLEAAGRAPSQLNSQPWRFVVIESRDTIETIARISGESMTEAMSNGTFFERYKPYFRFSQAEMDEKRSGMLFDKLPAALRPFTSQVFTKRGQTLMNTFGVPKTLGAENRKLVAGSPLLLGVMLDRSEYRPGQLSSFYSVFSMGAAMENVWLTTVELGMGIQFISFPMEVPGRWDEIVQLLRVPDDLELMAVYRLGYLPPEQRRPAIDWSSSQRRLASQYVFRETGDTPQQGWDAPLGG, from the coding sequence ATGGAACTGCTCGATGCCATCCGCCGCCGCAAGACCACGAACGGGCCGTTCCTGCCCGACCCGGTGTCGGAGGATCACCAGCGCATCCTCCTCGAGGCCGCGGGCCGCGCACCCTCGCAGCTGAACAGTCAGCCCTGGCGGTTCGTCGTGATCGAGAGTCGCGACACCATCGAGACGATCGCGCGCATCTCCGGCGAGAGCATGACCGAGGCGATGTCGAACGGCACGTTCTTCGAGCGGTACAAGCCCTACTTCCGTTTCAGTCAGGCCGAGATGGACGAGAAGCGCAGCGGGATGCTGTTCGACAAGCTGCCCGCAGCCCTCCGGCCGTTCACGAGCCAGGTGTTCACCAAGCGCGGCCAGACGCTGATGAACACGTTCGGGGTGCCGAAGACTCTCGGTGCCGAGAACCGGAAGCTCGTCGCCGGGTCACCGCTGCTGCTCGGCGTCATGCTCGACCGCAGCGAGTATCGACCCGGGCAGCTCTCGTCGTTCTACTCGGTGTTCAGCATGGGTGCGGCGATGGAGAACGTCTGGCTGACGACCGTCGAGCTCGGCATGGGCATCCAGTTCATCTCGTTCCCGATGGAGGTGCCGGGGCGCTGGGACGAGATCGTGCAGCTCCTGCGGGTGCCGGACGACCTCGAGCTCATGGCCGTGTACCGCCTGGGCTACCTGCCGCCCGAGCAGCGCCGCCCGGCGATCGACTGGTCGAGCAGTCAGCGCCGTCTCGCCTCGCAGTACGTCTTCCGCGAGACCGGCGACACCCCGCAGCAGGGGTGGGACGCCCCGCTCGGCGGCTAG